The stretch of DNA ACGATGACTTCGATGCGCTGATCAAATCCTTGAATGCGTCTCAACCACACCCGGTCATTAACGTGACGGTGGCAAAAGATCTATCAGTGACCGCAACCAAAACGCGGGTTAAGAATGCGCAATTAAATGATACTTTAATCGTGATTTATTTTGAAAATAGTCGCGACACCAATGAGACCATCATCCAACAAACTAAGGGCTTAGCCAACGCGATGACTTATTTACGTCAGCATGACAAAGTCACCACGGCCAACGCACTGGGTTATTCCAACGGTGGCCTGATTTTTAGTCGTTATGTTGCTGGTCTGGCGACGAGTCCGGTCGTCGCGATTCACGACTTAATGCTCGTCGGGACGCCCTTCTTAGGTACCAGCGAAGCGCAACCAGATGAAACGCTATACAAGCCATTGCTAGCCAACAAAGCAAAATTCAACTCTTTGCATACGGTGATCAATATCGCTGGTGATGCTGGAGATGGCGATGATCATGTCGTCCCACTTTCAAGTGTCACAGCCGGAAGTAAACTTTTCATGAATGAAGCCCACCGCTATAATGCGATGACTATCAATCAAAAAAATATCAACCACGGTGATTTCTTAAAAGAAGCCTACTTAGCACGATTGGTTAAACAAAACTTGCTCAATCAATAATCAAATCATTAAAAATCCAGCTTCAATCTAAGTGTGAATACACCTTGATTGAAGCTGGATTTTTTGTGTCGCTATGAAAATAATGCAGTTTAACTCAGTACATCGGGGCGTTCATGCTTCGAATATGTGACTGCTTTGTCCGTCTCTGCGGACCAGTTCGTTCGCTGTGAGGCAGACCTGTAGCCAAAGACCGGTCTACAGGGCGCTTTCAAGCCGAAGTTCACGTCTTAAAAGTCGGCCAGACACTAACCTGGGAAAACCCACCCAGCTAAGTGTCTCGACACGGCGAACGAACTGGTCCACTCCGACGTCAGATAGTGGTTTAAATCAAATAAGGCAGTAGTAAAATCTCGGTTTAATGAAGGCCGATTAATATAGATCTACTAACTTAGCGCAGGTTGGGCTGGATGATGCTCAGTGGTGAAGTTTTCCTTTGCTGGTGGACTTCCAACTTAGGAAAAGCCCGGCTTGTGAGACCGCCCTTTGGCTCACAAACGTGGCCACCACGTTCCAGCATCAGTCCAGACCAACCGGAGCGGCAAGCTAATCGGATACTTATAGATATGATAACTATACCTCAGCTAATCGTTTTAAAGAGATTTTTAATTTTTTATGAATTGGCAGTGGCCACAAAGCGAGCCAGTTCATCAGCTGACATGCCAGCACTTACGCCGACTAATAGCTTGATGCGAGCCTTTTGTCCATTTAAACCTTGACAGAAAATCACACCCATCTGTTTCAGCTGAACACCGCCACCCTCGTAATCATACACATCTTGTGCAATCCCGTTGAAACAACGTGACACCAAAACTACTGGAATACCTTGATCCAATAATTTTTGAACCGCTGGTAAAGTAGCCGGCGGTAAATTGCCGGCACCCAGTGCTTCGATGACCACACCGTTAGTCGTTGGTTGTGCGATTGCTTCGAATAACTCTGGTCCCATTCCCGCGTAAGCCTTGATTAAGAAAACATTATCGACAACCGTTCGAATCGGACAAACAGTTGACCGTAATAGCGATTCAAAGAAGACAATGCCATGTTTCGCTACTAACCCAATAGGGCCAAAGGTTGGTGTTCGGAATGTCGCAACGTTGGTCGTGTGCGTCTTAGTCACATAACGTGCCGAATGAATTTCATCATTCATGACAACCAATACGCCTTTATCAGCTGCATCCGGCGTGCTAGCCGTTTGGATCGCCGTTTCCAAATTATGCAGCCCATCCGAGCCAATTTCATTGGCTGACCGCATCGCGCCGGTCACTACGACGGGCAAATCGTTTGGTAACGTCAAATCCAAAAAGTACGCTGTTTCTTCTAATGTATCGGTCCCATGGGTGACTACCACGCCATCGACCCCTTCACTCGCAGCTTTAGCAATCCGTTGCTTTAATTGCAACATCCGTGCGGGCGTAATATGCGGCGAAGGCAAATTAAAGACATCTTCTGTTTCTAATTGAACTTCCCCACTAAATGGATTTTCATAACTGTCCAAGGGATTTTGCGCGCCGGGCGCCATATTACCAGCTGCATCCGCTGACATGGCAATCGTGCCACCCGTATGCAAGACTAAAATCTTTTTCAATGCCGTTTCCTCCTATATTGACCTGCCTAAACTCAGTAAATGTAATTTTAGGCTAGCTGACGGTTGATTGCAATCAAAATTATCACGTCTTAGTGACCCACCTAACGAACCACCCATTAACCAAGATCCAATCATTATTAAAATTATTTCCGTTTATAAGCCTTGCTGCAGCAGCGTTTATCATAAAATTAATTATTGCACGGTTGACAGAAATGCTAGTTACCTTTATAGTTAGTTACATAAGCAACTAACTAAATAACAAACTAAGTTAATTAAAAGGAGTTACACATTATGCCAACTACACCAATTATGACGGTGACCGATTTACACAAAACTTACGGTAAGGCCGGAACAAAACAATATGAAGCGTTAAAGGGAATCAACTTCGACGTTAACGCGGGCGAATTTGTCGGCATCATGGGCGCTTCAGGTTCTGGGAAGACCACGTTACTCAATATGCTTGCTACCTTGGATCAACCCACTAGTGGTGAAGTCACCATTAATCAACAACCGATTACCCACTTAAAGGGCAATCAACTTGCTGATTTTCGGGCGAAAGAAATTGGCTTTATTTTTCAAGACTTTAACTTGCTTGAAACGATGACTGCTTATGAAAACATCGCGTTGCCCTTAACTTTACAAAATACTAGCCTGAAAAAAATCAAGCCAGCGGTAGAAGCCGTCGCGACTCATTTAGGGATTGCGGAATTCTTGAACAACTATCCAAACGAACTTTCCGGTGGTCAAAAACAACGGGTCGCTGCCGCCCGGGCCTTGATCAACGAACCCGCCATGTTATTCGGGGATGAACCAACTGGTGCTTTGGACTCAAAGTCAGCACGTGAATTGTTAGATTTATTCACTACGATTAATCATGAACAAGCCGTTTCCATCTTACTCGTCACCCATGATCCGTTTTCAGCTAGTTATTGCCAACGTATCCTATTCATCAAAGACGGTAAGATCGGTCAAGAATTACAGCGAGCTAACTTAACACGGCAAGACTTCTATCAACAAATTCTCGACACCCTTGGCACATTCGAACAATAGAAAGGAGCCCCTCACAAAATGTTAACTAAACTTGCTATGACCGGCTTCCAAAAACGCTGGCGTGATTACTTAGTCTTGTTTTCTGGCTTAATCATGTCCAGTGCCATCTTCTACATGTTCGAAGCCTTAGCCACAAACAAAACGTTCTTAAAACAAAATACCGGCATCAGTATGATCGGCATGATTTTCCAATTTGGTTCCGTTTTATTGACCATTATTACCTTGGTCTACATCGGTTACGCCAACTCATTCTTACTCAGTATGCGCAAACGTGACTATGGTTTATTCATGTTAGTCGGCGCACGTAAAGGTAAAATTGGCCAACTGATTTGGTTAGAAACCCTCTTAGTCGGCATCACAGCCACCATTGTCGGTATTCTCTTCGGCACACTACTGACGCTTGGTCTGAGTCAATTACTCATTAGTAGCCTCGGCTTAACCCTGCATCACTTAGCCGCTTGGTACTTGCCAGCAGCGTTAACGACGCTGTTACTCTATGTTGGCCTCTTCTTACTAGCCGGTTTCTTCAACTTAATTGCCTTAACGAAGACTCCTGCCCTGAAATTGTTACACAGTAATGATCAGCCCAACCGGCCCCAACTCAAGCCCGTCCGACAAGCCGTTGAAGTCGTTATTGGCCTCATCGCCATTGCCATCGGCTACTGGTCGATGGCCAACTTGGATAAGTTACAGATGGCCGGCATCGGCTTAGCCTTAGTCACGATCGTGTTAGGAACGTACCTTTTATTTAATGCCATCTTTGTTTGGTTGGTCATCTTGCTCAAACGATTACCATTTGCTAATCGGGGTTTAAATGGCTTCACATTATCACAATTAGGTTTCCGAATTCGAAATTATACGAAGATCTTATCCATCGTGGCCATGCTTTTCGCCTTAGCACTCGGTGCCATCACGGTCGGCATGGGTTTCCATCGCCAAGTGCCACTGATGGTCAAAGGTAGTAACGCCTACGACATGGGCTTAGTCAATACAACTAATGCTCAAAAAGCTCAACTTAAAGCTTTAAAGCCTACCACTGAAAGCATGTATCGTTTCAAGGTTGGCAAAAAAGCCGTTTACTATCGGGCTAGTGACTTCAATCAGCACCCATTTATCACGATGACTCAATCTGGCCGTAACCAACTTAAATTTACGGTTAAGCACAACAATGCCCAACAATTGCTAAAATCAACCGCCAGTTACCAACTTGGTTCATTACAAGGGAGTGCTCAACAACGTTTGAGTACCCAGATGTTAAGTGACGCGCAATACGCCAAATTAGGCCAGCCAGAACAACGTTTGACCGTCTTCGCCACCAAAGATGTGACTGCACACACCGCGGCCTTGAAAAAGCTCGCAACTAGTCAACGTCAACGCGATACCGGCTTGCAAGGCGAAATGTTAGGCGGCCGTTACACCGGTTACCAAGTAATCAATAGTATGTATTCCGGCTTAGAATTCATGGGCTTCTTCTTAGGGGTTGCCTTTTTAGCCATGTTAGCGAGCTGCTTAATGTTCAAAATCTTGTCCGGCGCCGCAGCGGACCAACACCGTTACGTCATGCTCAATAAGATTGGAACACGCAAAACCCAACTGAACAGTGCCTTACGCAAAGAAATTGCCGTCTTATTCATCCTGCCCGGCATTGTTGGCGTCGTCCACGTCCTCTTTGGACTCAAAATGTTCAGCTTCATTATGGTCGGTTCACCTTATGTTGGTATTTGGTTACCATTCTTAATTTTTGCGGGGCTCTATTTAATCTACTATCTCATCACGGTCCAAATTTATCGGCGGATCGTCTTACAATAACCTTTTGGAGGAGGAATGAATCATGGTATACTTTGGATTAGTCGCTTTATTAATCGTTATTACGCCAATTCACCGTTATGGCTTAGCTAATCGCCACCAATTCTGGCTTGGCAGTTTAATGCCTAGTCTCTGGCTTGCCGCCAACGTGATCACCGCAACCCTATTTGGCTTTGAACATCAGGACACGCTACTAGCGGTGCTCGGGGCACTGTTACTACTCTCCTGCTGGATTGCCGCGCGGATTGATCGGACTGAACATCAACTAACCTTGACTCGTCACCATAAGATTGCAACCAAATAACGATTAACCCACTGCAATGAGGTGAAAAATATGCAGTTCAACTTCAATAGTACTGAACCAATCTATTTACAAGTTGCTGAACAGATCGAAGAAGCAATCTTTGCTCGGACCTTTGTGGAGGGTGAACAAATTCCCTCAACAACTGAAATTTCCAAAGAATTCCATATTAATCCAGCCACCGTGCTCAAAGGGATGAACATCTTAGTAGATGCCAATCTCATTGAAAAACGTCGTGGCGTTGGGATGTTCGTCATTGCCGGTGCGCAAGGCCGGATTGTCGAAAAACGGCGAAATCAATTTTACGATGATTACGTCAAAAATCTTGTGAGTGAAGCCCGGAAACTGCACATTACTAAACAAGAACTTGCACAATTAATCGAACGGGGGTTTTCAACAAAATGAGCATTCAAATTCACGCCGTCAGTCAAAACTATCACGGCAAAAAAGTTCTTGATGACATCAACTTAACGATCGAACCGAACAAGATCTATGGTTTATTGGGTCGTAACGGTGCTGGTAAAAGTACTTTGCTGAACATTATCAGTAATCGTATCTTTGCCAGTCAAGGCATCGTTACTTTAGACGAGGAATCACTGAACGACAACGATCGTACCCTCGGTCGGATCTATTTAATGAGTGAAGTTAACTTATATTCTGAACGGTCTAAATTAACCAAGCTATTTGATACGACAGAACTGTTATATGGCAGTTTTGATCGGCAATACGCCAAGGCTCTGGCCGACAAATTCGACTTGGATTTAACCTCACGTTTTGGCAAACTCTCAACCGGTTATCGTTCAATCTTCAAATTAATTGTGGCCTTGTGTGTGCCAGCTGACTACATTTTCCTTGATGAACCCGTATTAGGCTTGGATGCCAATCACCGTGAATTGTTCTATCAAGAATTGATTGAGACCTATTCAGAAAAACCACGGACTTTCGTGATTTCAACTCACTTGATTGAAGAAATTGCTAACTTGATTGAGCATGTCTTTGTGCTAAATGACCACAGAATCGTGGTCAATGGCAGTGTGCCTGATATTTTAGAAAAAGCCTACACGGTTTCTGGTCCAGACACCGATGTCAGCCAATATACAGCCGGTTTAAACGTCATCGGTGACGATCATCTGGGCGGAATCACCGCTCACTATGTTTATGGGGCTTTGGCGGATGATCGCCCGATTCCAGATACTGTTAAAGTTGAACATTTAGACTTGCAGAAACTCTTTATCAATTTAACCAACGAAAAGAAGGTTGCTACTCATGTCAGCTAAATTGAAAGTCGCGACGCGCTATTTATTTCGTGAACAACTGAAATACTTAGGTCTCGTTTATTTCTATGTAATTGCAAGTTTAGCGGTCATCCCGTTCCTTTTTGCGCTATTCACTGGCACCTTAAATCACCTTTCATTTGGCCATCTATTTGTCTTTAATTTTAGTTTTATCTTTGGCTTATTCGCCTTCATCTGGATGACATTCAGCTACGATAACTTCAAACTGTTCATTCAAAATGGTATCTCTCGTAAAACTTTCTGGTTAGCACGCCTACTTAGCTTGCTTATGGTTAGTTTAATTGGCGAACTGTTGGCGACAATTTATTACTTCGCCGTTAGTAACCCGATTCAACACTGGCATTTCGCACAAGGCTTTAACCATCAATTTTACGCTCAGTTATATGGGACGCATTTTGGTTCTGGTACCATGCCAAACTTAATTGCTGGCTTTATTCTCACCTGGCTACTCTTTGTTGCGCTAGGCCTCAGCGGGATGGCACTTGGAAGCATCTTCAGCCTGTTAACGAAAACGGTGCGACGAGTTGTTCTGATTGCTATTCCAATTTTGGGCGGCTTTTTCTTAGTCTTTCTCATGAATGTTTCCAGCCCTGGATCGGCGACGGATGCTCATACTAAAGCCATTTTTGAATTTCTTTATTGGCTCATGGGTGGCTCTAACCATGATTCCGCTGGTAGTTTAAACCCCATCATGCCAGCGTTAACGCTTATCGTTATTGGGATACTGATGGCAGCTATTGCTTACTACTTCAACCGGAAATTAAAGCTCAAAAATGCTTAAGTTTAAGGAGGCAGACACTGATATGCCAAAGAAACATTGGCGTTTGACACGCTACTTGTTCAAAGAACAATTGCCATACCTCGGTTGGGCGATCTTAATTGTCATCGCGGCCGAAACGCTATTACCATTGCTACTCGCATTACTCACTGGTCGTCTGAGCACCTTTAGCTGGCGTTCCCATTTAAGTGGTTTAGGCATTGGTTTTATTGTCGGACTCTTTATTTTTATCATCCATTTGCAAACATATGACAATTTCAAATTAGTGATTCAAAATGGGATCTCCCGGCGGACCTACTGGCTAGCACGCTTTTACAACTTGTTAGTGATG from Lactiplantibacillus brownii encodes:
- a CDS encoding FtsX-like permease family protein; this translates as MLTKLAMTGFQKRWRDYLVLFSGLIMSSAIFYMFEALATNKTFLKQNTGISMIGMIFQFGSVLLTIITLVYIGYANSFLLSMRKRDYGLFMLVGARKGKIGQLIWLETLLVGITATIVGILFGTLLTLGLSQLLISSLGLTLHHLAAWYLPAALTTLLLYVGLFLLAGFFNLIALTKTPALKLLHSNDQPNRPQLKPVRQAVEVVIGLIAIAIGYWSMANLDKLQMAGIGLALVTIVLGTYLLFNAIFVWLVILLKRLPFANRGLNGFTLSQLGFRIRNYTKILSIVAMLFALALGAITVGMGFHRQVPLMVKGSNAYDMGLVNTTNAQKAQLKALKPTTESMYRFKVGKKAVYYRASDFNQHPFITMTQSGRNQLKFTVKHNNAQQLLKSTASYQLGSLQGSAQQRLSTQMLSDAQYAKLGQPEQRLTVFATKDVTAHTAALKKLATSQRQRDTGLQGEMLGGRYTGYQVINSMYSGLEFMGFFLGVAFLAMLASCLMFKILSGAAADQHRYVMLNKIGTRKTQLNSALRKEIAVLFILPGIVGVVHVLFGLKMFSFIMVGSPYVGIWLPFLIFAGLYLIYYLITVQIYRRIVLQ
- a CDS encoding GntR family transcriptional regulator, which translates into the protein MQFNFNSTEPIYLQVAEQIEEAIFARTFVEGEQIPSTTEISKEFHINPATVLKGMNILVDANLIEKRRGVGMFVIAGAQGRIVEKRRNQFYDDYVKNLVSEARKLHITKQELAQLIERGFSTK
- a CDS encoding ABC transporter ATP-binding protein — translated: MPTTPIMTVTDLHKTYGKAGTKQYEALKGINFDVNAGEFVGIMGASGSGKTTLLNMLATLDQPTSGEVTINQQPITHLKGNQLADFRAKEIGFIFQDFNLLETMTAYENIALPLTLQNTSLKKIKPAVEAVATHLGIAEFLNNYPNELSGGQKQRVAAARALINEPAMLFGDEPTGALDSKSARELLDLFTTINHEQAVSILLVTHDPFSASYCQRILFIKDGKIGQELQRANLTRQDFYQQILDTLGTFEQ
- a CDS encoding asparaginase, with translation MKKILVLHTGGTIAMSADAAGNMAPGAQNPLDSYENPFSGEVQLETEDVFNLPSPHITPARMLQLKQRIAKAASEGVDGVVVTHGTDTLEETAYFLDLTLPNDLPVVVTGAMRSANEIGSDGLHNLETAIQTASTPDAADKGVLVVMNDEIHSARYVTKTHTTNVATFRTPTFGPIGLVAKHGIVFFESLLRSTVCPIRTVVDNVFLIKAYAGMGPELFEAIAQPTTNGVVIEALGAGNLPPATLPAVQKLLDQGIPVVLVSRCFNGIAQDVYDYEGGGVQLKQMGVIFCQGLNGQKARIKLLVGVSAGMSADELARFVATANS
- a CDS encoding alpha/beta hydrolase: MSKRVKWGLIICVVFLLSIIGLGLVTQLHTDKTTHVITGQKRPLIMIAGSDSTHDDFDALIKSLNASQPHPVINVTVAKDLSVTATKTRVKNAQLNDTLIVIYFENSRDTNETIIQQTKGLANAMTYLRQHDKVTTANALGYSNGGLIFSRYVAGLATSPVVAIHDLMLVGTPFLGTSEAQPDETLYKPLLANKAKFNSLHTVINIAGDAGDGDDHVVPLSSVTAGSKLFMNEAHRYNAMTINQKNINHGDFLKEAYLARLVKQNLLNQ
- a CDS encoding ABC transporter ATP-binding protein, giving the protein MSIQIHAVSQNYHGKKVLDDINLTIEPNKIYGLLGRNGAGKSTLLNIISNRIFASQGIVTLDEESLNDNDRTLGRIYLMSEVNLYSERSKLTKLFDTTELLYGSFDRQYAKALADKFDLDLTSRFGKLSTGYRSIFKLIVALCVPADYIFLDEPVLGLDANHRELFYQELIETYSEKPRTFVISTHLIEEIANLIEHVFVLNDHRIVVNGSVPDILEKAYTVSGPDTDVSQYTAGLNVIGDDHLGGITAHYVYGALADDRPIPDTVKVEHLDLQKLFINLTNEKKVATHVS
- a CDS encoding DUF1129 domain-containing protein, which codes for MSAKLKVATRYLFREQLKYLGLVYFYVIASLAVIPFLFALFTGTLNHLSFGHLFVFNFSFIFGLFAFIWMTFSYDNFKLFIQNGISRKTFWLARLLSLLMVSLIGELLATIYYFAVSNPIQHWHFAQGFNHQFYAQLYGTHFGSGTMPNLIAGFILTWLLFVALGLSGMALGSIFSLLTKTVRRVVLIAIPILGGFFLVFLMNVSSPGSATDAHTKAIFEFLYWLMGGSNHDSAGSLNPIMPALTLIVIGILMAAIAYYFNRKLKLKNA